The Roseovarius sp. EL26 genome window below encodes:
- a CDS encoding proline racemase family protein has protein sequence MQEQVSIHHRYDEAINKIDLGAFPFLVLDAEKGSNVHRFANMMPGGRIDRSPCGTGAAARAAVLHARGKMDIGEEHTALSITDGEFKMRLREKTTISGTEVVMPEITRRAFIYGTSQLFVNPEDPYQMGISLSDMWGKAARGC, from the coding sequence TTGCAAGAACAGGTCAGCATTCATCATCGCTATGACGAGGCGATCAACAAGATTGATTTGGGAGCTTTCCCTTTCCTTGTTCTCGATGCAGAGAAGGGGTCAAATGTGCACCGCTTCGCCAATATGATGCCCGGTGGTCGGATCGACCGATCCCCCTGTGGCACCGGCGCCGCCGCACGTGCCGCCGTTCTACATGCACGTGGAAAGATGGATATCGGCGAAGAACATACGGCACTGTCAATTACGGATGGCGAATTCAAGATGCGCCTTCGTGAAAAGACCACTATCAGCGGAACCGAGGTTGTCATGCCCGAGATTACCAGGCGCGCCTTTATTTATGGCACCAGCCAATTGTTCGTAAATCCCGAAGATCCCTATCAGATGGGGATAAGCCTTTCTGACATGTGGGGCAAAGCCGCACGTGGGTGTTAG
- a CDS encoding GFA family protein produces MRCDCSICARKGISMSMTTIAPEDIEISAEEGALSTYQFGSMTARHHFCSRCGIQTFVETRLNPGHYRINVGCVDGINALRLPEIIYDGQSLD; encoded by the coding sequence ATGCGATGCGACTGCTCCATTTGCGCCCGTAAGGGCATATCTATGTCGATGACGACGATTGCACCGGAAGACATTGAAATCTCAGCGGAAGAAGGTGCTCTTTCAACATACCAATTCGGCTCGATGACAGCTCGCCATCACTTTTGCAGCCGTTGCGGTATTCAGACGTTCGTCGAAACCCGACTGAATCCGGGCCACTACAGAATTAACGTTGGCTGCGTCGATGGTATCAACGCGCTGCGCCTTCCAGAGATTATTTACGATGGGCAATCCCTCGACTGA
- a CDS encoding IS6 family transposase produces MICTISPSRLKGHRFPTSIISYAVWAYHRFALSLQDVEDLLAERGITVSYETIRAWVKKLGPGIAKRIRASRNRSSDKWHLDEVVIMIRGVKHWLWRAVDSNGQTLDILVQTRRNTRAAKRFISRLMARWGEPRVIVTDKLRSYGAALRKLELDVEHRAHKGLNNRIEGSHRPTRKREKIQGRFKSARQAQRFLSVHDETANLFRPYRHKMTASTYRQKRATAFEHWNGCAKELAA; encoded by the coding sequence ATGATTTGTACGATCTCCCCATCCCGCCTGAAGGGTCACCGCTTCCCAACTTCTATCATTTCCTACGCGGTCTGGGCCTACCATCGCTTTGCTCTCAGCTTGCAGGATGTTGAGGATCTGCTCGCTGAACGAGGTATTACCGTCAGCTACGAAACGATCCGCGCGTGGGTTAAAAAACTCGGTCCTGGAATCGCGAAACGGATCCGCGCAAGCCGCAATCGGTCCAGCGATAAATGGCATCTCGACGAAGTAGTCATCATGATCCGGGGTGTGAAACACTGGCTTTGGCGTGCAGTGGACAGCAACGGTCAAACCCTTGATATTCTGGTCCAAACTCGGCGCAATACACGGGCTGCTAAACGGTTCATCTCCAGATTAATGGCCCGCTGGGGCGAGCCCCGCGTTATTGTGACAGACAAACTCCGCAGCTACGGTGCGGCTCTACGCAAGCTTGAGTTGGATGTGGAGCATCGGGCGCACAAGGGATTGAACAATCGTATAGAAGGGTCGCACAGACCGACGCGGAAACGAGAAAAGATACAGGGCAGGTTCAAGTCAGCTCGTCAGGCCCAGAGATTCCTCTCCGTCCATGATGAAACCGCTAACCTGTTCCGTCCATACCGCCACAAGATGACTGCCTCAACCTATCGCCAGAAACGGGCCACCGCTTTCGAACATTGGAACGGCTGCGCCAAAGAACTGGCAGCCTGA
- a CDS encoding arylsulfatase, with amino-acid sequence MKKFISLAGALCTMVSSAWADEDGPPNILVIMADDVGWASVGVYHGGIKSIETPNLDKLSLEGVRLTDYYAEPSCTAGRSAFMTGQMPIRTGMHTVGLPGDPIGLNPSDPTLPMFLKKLGYTTGQFGKNHLGDLNEFLPTTKGFDEYWGWLYHLNAMEYTSDPDWPDDPEFNAQFSPRNIIHSFATEEEDETVDPRFGKVGKQRIIDDGPAPPERQKTLDNEVTAHTKDFISRAVEADSPFFVWMAPARAHVWTHLSPEYEEMLGNGRGLQDVVMKELDDNVGDVLSHLEDLGVADNTIVMFTADNGPETLTWPDGGTTPFHGEKGTTWEGGFRVPAIIRWPGKIPEGQVLNGIFSGMDWMPTFVAAAGGPADMREKLLEGYEGYNVHLDGYNQLSYLTGEDEESSRRELIYYQGTDLQAVRYNDWKAHFVVQNHGWSGPKEELVAPLLYNLRRDPYEKAADESGMYVRWMGEKMWAFGPAARLVQAHLATFEKFPPRGKPVANKGHVEEQTSTEGGISQ; translated from the coding sequence ATGAAAAAGTTTATCTCTTTGGCCGGTGCGCTTTGCACTATGGTTTCTAGTGCTTGGGCCGACGAGGATGGGCCTCCTAATATTCTTGTCATTATGGCAGACGACGTAGGTTGGGCCAGCGTTGGCGTTTATCATGGCGGTATTAAAAGCATTGAGACACCCAACTTAGATAAGCTTTCCTTGGAAGGTGTGCGTCTTACAGATTACTACGCGGAGCCAAGTTGCACTGCTGGACGATCAGCATTCATGACAGGGCAGATGCCAATTAGGACTGGTATGCATACAGTTGGACTGCCGGGTGACCCAATAGGTTTGAATCCAAGTGATCCAACTCTCCCGATGTTCCTGAAAAAACTGGGATATACGACAGGACAGTTCGGTAAAAACCACCTTGGTGATCTGAACGAGTTCCTGCCTACGACGAAGGGTTTCGATGAATACTGGGGTTGGCTCTATCACCTGAACGCCATGGAATACACGTCTGACCCCGACTGGCCGGACGATCCGGAATTCAACGCGCAATTCTCTCCGCGCAACATTATTCATTCCTTCGCTACAGAGGAAGAGGATGAAACAGTGGATCCGCGTTTCGGTAAAGTCGGAAAGCAGCGTATCATTGACGATGGTCCGGCTCCGCCGGAACGTCAAAAGACGTTGGACAACGAAGTAACGGCTCATACGAAAGATTTCATTTCGCGTGCGGTCGAGGCAGACTCCCCGTTCTTCGTCTGGATGGCTCCAGCTCGAGCACATGTGTGGACCCACCTCAGCCCGGAGTACGAGGAAATGCTGGGCAATGGTCGCGGTCTTCAGGATGTGGTCATGAAGGAGTTGGACGACAACGTTGGCGATGTTCTCAGCCACCTCGAAGACCTTGGAGTTGCCGACAACACCATAGTAATGTTCACAGCTGATAATGGTCCCGAAACACTGACTTGGCCCGATGGCGGAACCACACCGTTCCATGGGGAAAAAGGTACGACCTGGGAAGGTGGCTTCAGAGTGCCTGCTATCATACGCTGGCCCGGTAAAATTCCGGAAGGTCAGGTCTTAAATGGTATTTTCAGCGGAATGGACTGGATGCCGACCTTTGTGGCAGCCGCCGGAGGCCCCGCAGACATGAGGGAGAAACTGCTAGAGGGCTATGAAGGCTACAATGTACATCTCGATGGCTACAACCAACTGTCTTATCTGACTGGCGAGGATGAAGAGAGCAGTCGCCGCGAGCTGATCTACTATCAGGGGACGGACCTACAGGCAGTGCGCTACAATGATTGGAAAGCACACTTTGTCGTACAAAACCATGGCTGGTCGGGCCCTAAGGAAGAATTGGTTGCCCCGTTGCTCTACAATCTGCGTCGTGACCCATATGAAAAAGCTGCGGACGAAAGTGGTATGTATGTGCGTTGGATGGGTGAAAAGATGTGGGCCTTCGGCCCAGCCGCCCGATTGGTACAGGCACATCTTGCCACCTTCGAGAAGTTCCCTCCGCGTGGCAAACCGGTCGCAAACAAGGGCCACGTTGAAGAGCAGACATCAACCGAAGGTGGCATCTCTCAGTAA
- a CDS encoding DoxX family membrane protein — MTQSISPIAGVTQLWHKLTRSETGQLTEQNINHIALILRFGIGSVFVIGGWWKLSRAIDPTRADALVSKYLAPNGYINGFFQEYLFTNDLLTPWAFMTALSTFELFAGLALLLGIFVRPLSIIFGLLMWSFVAALPVVTTPDLIPTDSTFLTPALIVQIRDVGLSGFCFALAIVGSGAYSLDARLLGRGRALGLVEWATLGLLVRISIAVVFLTGGFFFGLDHVKSWTGIPLLSIGIGITMLSGHGVRVAAVAALVVLLFYCVGKLDAAKPLWDNLNAIKREFAFCAAASLLLCFSGGQAFQVGYLIRHPKTALFGSEQQTHQS, encoded by the coding sequence ATGACACAATCTATATCGCCCATAGCGGGCGTAACTCAACTATGGCACAAACTGACCCGTTCTGAGACAGGCCAGCTCACGGAGCAAAACATCAACCACATCGCACTGATTCTGAGGTTTGGAATCGGATCGGTGTTTGTCATCGGCGGCTGGTGGAAACTCTCACGAGCGATTGATCCCACTCGAGCCGATGCATTGGTCAGCAAGTATCTGGCGCCGAACGGCTATATAAATGGGTTCTTTCAGGAATATCTGTTCACAAATGATTTGCTGACGCCATGGGCGTTCATGACAGCCCTATCCACCTTCGAACTCTTTGCCGGATTGGCTCTGTTACTCGGCATTTTTGTACGCCCGCTGTCGATTATCTTTGGGCTGCTCATGTGGTCTTTTGTGGCGGCACTTCCTGTGGTCACAACGCCGGATCTCATCCCAACTGATTCAACCTTCCTAACCCCAGCGTTGATCGTCCAAATTCGCGATGTTGGGCTGTCTGGATTCTGTTTTGCTTTGGCCATCGTCGGCTCTGGAGCGTACAGTCTTGATGCCAGATTATTGGGAAGAGGGCGCGCCCTGGGGTTAGTCGAATGGGCAACACTCGGTCTTTTAGTCCGCATATCAATAGCTGTGGTATTCCTCACGGGCGGATTTTTCTTTGGCCTCGATCACGTAAAATCCTGGACAGGCATTCCATTGCTTTCCATCGGAATTGGGATCACCATGCTATCAGGACATGGGGTGCGTGTTGCAGCCGTCGCCGCACTCGTTGTCTTACTTTTCTATTGCGTCGGTAAGCTTGATGCCGCCAAACCCTTGTGGGACAACCTCAACGCTATAAAACGCGAGTTTGCGTTTTGTGCCGCAGCGAGCCTCCTGCTTTGCTTTTCCGGGGGGCAGGCATTTCAGGTTGGTTATCTGATCCGTCATCCCAAAACTGCGCTGTTCGGGTCCGAACAGCAAACGCATCAATCATAA